The following proteins come from a genomic window of Macrobrachium nipponense isolate FS-2020 chromosome 18, ASM1510439v2, whole genome shotgun sequence:
- the LOC135197051 gene encoding uncharacterized protein LOC135197051 — MVKMQAVQSALAIRRQRSRREDKKRAKERRASQASLSTPRPSVVSLDGRVYFNEERENKRLFGQVTMFHVGSVFILIGLMLTFTSLVPGYVKSTTPERRSDLLGTGCFFVFLGGVLTTISRFVSNNEEKELNQYIKGRLSRSKSGHRLVRDAESGLPTPTRERRHKPHQNGVAQHSSPEVAGQSGRQKPCGTPKKTADPNKQDSPATPVEEEEPACSSPSAIQDTEAIAASASMEPVLSRILEEEEEETDIATEPLDSTPESSLTPTSPLETQGLLERHHSSSSPRKGSKSSTKSSSKSSRLSGV, encoded by the coding sequence ATGGTCAAGATGCAAGCGGTGCAGAGCGCGTTGGCCATCCGACGGCAGCGATCCCGGAGGGAGGACAAGAAGAGAGCCAAGGAGAGACGAGCCAGCCAGGCCTCCCTTTCCACGCCCCGCCCCTCTGTCGTCAGCCTAGACGGGCGCGTTTACTTCAATGAGGAGCGAGAGAACAAGAGACTCTTCGGTCAGGTGACCATGTTCCACGTCGGGTCGGTCTTCATCCTGATCGGCCTCATGCTGACCTTCACCTCCTTGGTGCCCGGGTACGTGAAGAGCACCACCCCAGAACGCCGCAGCGACCTCCTGGGCACCGGCTGCTTCTTCGTGTTCTTGGGCGGCGTCCTCACCACCATCAGCCGCTTCGTGTCCAACAACGAAGAGAAGGAACTAAATCAGTACATCAAGGGACGACTGTCCCGTTCGAAATCGGGACACCGGCTCGTGAGAGATGCCGAGAGCGGATTGCCGACGCCCACGAGAGAGCGCCGCCACAAGCCCCACCAGAACGGCGTCGCCCAGCACTCCTCGCCGGAGGTCGCCGGGCAGAGTGGAAGGCAAAAACCCTGCGGGACGCCGAAGAAGACTGCAGATCCCAACAAGCAGGACTCCCCCGCGACGCCCGTGGAGGAAGAAGAGCCCGCGTGCAGCAGCCCCTCGGCAATCCAGGACACCGAGGCCATAGCAGCGTCAGCCTCCATGGAGCCCGTCTTATCCCGgatcttggaagaagaagaggaggaaacggACATCGCCACCGAACCCCTCGATTCGACCCCAGAGTCATCCTTGACGCCTACCTCGCCCCTGGAGACTCAGGGCCTCCTGGAACGCCACCACTCCTCCTCTTCCCCGAGGAAGGGCTCCAAATCCTCCACCAAGAGTTCATCGAAAAGCTCACGTCTCTCGGGCGTCTAG